Below is a genomic region from Sneathia vaginalis.
TGTGTTGATTTAACTATTGCACCATAATCAGCTGCTACATCATATGTTGCAGTATGGCTACCATTTAAGTATGCATATGTTTTGTTACTTAATGGGAAGTTAGTCTTAGAATTAAATCCAAATGTTAACATATCATGTTTGTAGCTTACTTGTCCTTCTAATTCTGCACTACCTTTATCTACATTTTTTGGAGTAACATTTTCAAGAGTTGCATCATTTCTAGCTTTATCTTTAGCTTTTTGTACAGCTTCAAAAGCAGCATTAACTTTATTTTTAGCGTCATCCATATTCGGTTTATTATTTATTAATTGTCCAAACATAGCTTTAAGTGATTCTGCAGATGCTGTTTTACTTCTCTTTAAATTGTTTGCTATTGGACCTGTTAGATTTTTTTCTGAAATTACTTTGTTTATTTCATCTCTTAATTTTTCTGTAGTTTCTTTTCTTGCTTCATCCACTCTTTTGTTTACATCAACGTGTTCTTCTAATACTCCCACAAACTTAGGACTAACACTTACCTTAACATACATATTAAGTCCTTCAGTTAATTCAGGTAATTCATATTTAGCCCATATGCTTGAGTGGTTTAATAGGTTTGGTTTTGTGATTTTACCTAATTCTAAGTCTTTTGCTACAAAGTCTCCACCAAAGCTAAATCCTGTTCCATTTACTTTAACTTCTGTTTTAACTCCTGTTTTCTTTGCTACAAATCTTGGCTTTTCACCTTTTACAAATGTAGCTTCATTTTCGTTGTATGCTTCAACTGATCCAGTTGTTGCTGCAAATGTAGTTACTGAAGCTATTAAGCTTGCTAATAGTAATGTCTTTTTCATAAATTTTCTCCTTTTTAATATAATATATTTATAGTAGTCAAGATATTTTACCTTAAATTAGAGGTAATAAGAATAAAGGTTTAATTAATTTGTTATTTATTTTTTAACCGCATTAATTTTAATATGTGTCAAGATTTTTATATAGTGATATTCTTTTATGTACAACTTTTTTAACCTTTTACGTATTTTTATATAATTAATAAAAAAATGTAGCAATATAGTATGACTAATATAAATTTAAAAATATTTTTATAAAAAAATGATGGAATTTTATCTTCCATCATTAATATATTATTAATAAATATAGACTGGATTGTTGTGAAACTCAACAATTTGTACATTTGTAATTTCTTTTAAATAGTTTGATAATAGGTCTACTGCATGAACTTCACTTTCAAGATGCCCAAAGTCTATTATACTAACACCTTGTTCTAATGCATCTTGTGCTTCATGATATTTAACATCTGCTGTAATGAATAAGTCTACCTTATCTTTTACCTCATTAAAAAAGTCCATACCTGATCCTGTTACAAGAGCAAAACTCTTTATATCTTTTTTTGTATAATACTCATCATATATTACTCTAAGTTGAGAAATATTTAACTTTTCTTTCACAACTTTCACCATTTCTTCAATAGTCATCTTTTTAGTTAGATCAAAATATCGAAGTGGTCTATTTTTAGTTTCATCCTCATACATTCTTTTTGCATCTAAATCTAGTAATTTAAACACATAGTCATTTAATCCACCTGTTGCAGAATCAAGGTTAGTATGCATAGCATATACAGCTATATCATTTTTTAAAAGACGCATAATTCTTGAGCCTATCATATCATCTTTTGTAATTTTCTTTAAAGATTTAAATATTAATGGGTGATGTGATATTATTACATCAACTCTTTCTTGTATAGCCTTATCAATAGCTTTAGAGTTAACTTCTAGGGCTATTAAGACCTTTTTTACATCTTTATCTTTGTCGCCTAATAGTAGACCAACATTATCCCAAGATTCGCAAATATTTTCTGGAAATTTTTCATTCAACTTATCTATCAATTCAGTTAATTTCACGCTTCCTCCGTTTCACTAACCTTTTTTAATATATCATTTAGCATTTCATCATACTTTTTATCCTCTATTTTCAATGCTTTGCATATATCATCTTTAGTATTCTTTTTATCTTCTAAATTTAAATACTTAATCAAAAGATTTTCTTCAAAATAGTTGAACATGAATATTTGTCTATTACTATTAAATTCATCAGTAACTTTTTCTGTATATGAGTATACATCGCCTAAATCCTCTATTTCTATACCTCTATACATTTGATCTAGATTTTCAAAGTATTCTTTCTTTAGGCCCATACCTTTCAATACACTATTTAATTCTTCATTCTTTTCTAGTCTATCTCTAACTTTTAAGTAGACTAGTATTGATATCTTAGTAGAAAATTCTTCATTTTCCTTCTTTATTTGTAGCATAAGTTGCTTAATAGCACAGTAAACATCAAAAATTTCACTTATCTTTTTTTCATCATACTTCTTAGATAATTTAGGATAGAAATTTTTTAAAAATTGTAAGGTTATTAAATTTGTTTCATTTATTAATTCAATCAATGAAAAGTGTGCCTTAATATTTTTAATAGCTTGTATTACACCTCTATCTATTAAGTTACTAAATACCTTATCCTTTATTCCTTCCTTATTTTCACCTTTTCGTATACTTTCTAGGTAAAACTTAGTTGTATCACTAATTTCTGATGTAGCATC
It encodes:
- a CDS encoding Nif3-like dinuclear metal center hexameric protein: MKLTELIDKLNEKFPENICESWDNVGLLLGDKDKDVKKVLIALEVNSKAIDKAIQERVDVIISHHPLIFKSLKKITKDDMIGSRIMRLLKNDIAVYAMHTNLDSATGGLNDYVFKLLDLDAKRMYEDETKNRPLRYFDLTKKMTIEEMVKVVKEKLNISQLRVIYDEYYTKKDIKSFALVTGSGMDFFNEVKDKVDLFITADVKYHEAQDALEQGVSIIDFGHLESEVHAVDLLSNYLKEITNVQIVEFHNNPVYIY